The proteins below are encoded in one region of Cucurbita pepo subsp. pepo cultivar mu-cu-16 chromosome LG10, ASM280686v2, whole genome shotgun sequence:
- the LOC111803417 gene encoding uncharacterized protein LOC111803417: MKTPTKSNPTQNSAHRQAPQLPVLEPVVAPPPNMVMLSMEAYRKLIQAAAANQEGRGDDDSTSMTREFKYLRDFGKYDPPVFEGKTIDPVLVESWVESTETIFEHMNCPEDQKVKCASFMLKGEAHFWWKTAQQTLRKEDEDEEPICWHEMKRAFIHKYYPAVYWYNNREAFLHLKQGNMTVEEYELEFTRLSRFALEYIDTEEKRTYKFILGLRSEIQGKVAAIAATSYARALHAASILDFHLQKASNELEDQGSYQNKRKFDKHSNKSSLQRDRIGTPHRGRPTCPTCGLRHSGQCRVGTDVCYHCGKSGHRKTDCPHRRQRGLNVWTEQLGRLDTE; this comes from the coding sequence ATGAAGACTCCAACAAAGTCTAATCCTACCCAGAATTCTGCACACAGACAGGCGCCACAATTGCCGGTGTTGGAACCAGTAGTAGCTCCACCCCCTAACATGGTAATGCTGAGCATGGAAGCCTACCGAAAATTGATTCAAGCCGCTGCGGCCAATCAAGAGGGAAGGGGAGATGATGATAGTACTAGTATGACTAGGGAGTTCAAGTATCTGAGAGACTTTGGTAAATATGACCCGCCAGTGTTCGAAGGAAAGACAATAGACCCCgtgcttgttgaatcttggGTTGAGTCTACAGAAACTATATTTGAGCACATGAATTGCCCTGAGGATCAGAAGGTAAAATGTGCCTCCTTTATGCTTAAGGGCGAGGCTCACTTCTGGTGGAAGACTGCCCAACAAACCCTGAGGAAAGAAGATGAGGATGAGGAGCCAATATGTTGGCATGAGATGAAGAGGGCGTTCATCCACAAGTACTACCCGGCGGTATATTGGTACAACAACCGGGAAGCTTTTTTGCATCTGAAACAGGGAAACATGACAGTGGAAGAGTACGAATTGGAGTTCACCAGATTGTCCAGGTTTGCCCTGGAGTATATAGACACTGAAGAAAAGAGGACATATAAGTTTATTTTGGGTCTCCGGAGTGAGATCCAAGGCAAAGTTGCGGCTATAGCGGCCACGAGTTATGCACGCGCCCTGCATGCTGCCAGTATTTTGGACTTTCATCTTCAAAAAGCGTCCAATGAGTTAGAAGACCAAGGGAGTTACCAGAACAAGAGAAAGTTTGATAAGCATTCTAACAAGTCCTCATTGCAAAGAGATAGAATTGGCACACCTCATAGGGGAAGACCCACGTGCCCCACTTGTGGTCTCAGACACTCCGGACAGTGCAGGGTTGGTACTGACGTGTGTTATCACTGTGGCAAGAGTGGCCATAGGAAGACAGATTGTCCCCACAGGAGGCAACGAGGCCTCAACGTTTGGACGGAGCAGCTAGGAAGGCTCGACACAGAGTAG
- the LOC111803406 gene encoding glucose-6-phosphate 1-dehydrogenase, cytoplasmic isoform — protein MDSGSWHIEKRSTLRNDSFTGEENVQETGCLSIIVLGASGDLAKKKTFPALFHLFAQGFLQSNEVHIFGYARSKISDDDLRNRIRGYLVQGKTSDAVQLEEVSKFLKLIKYVSGAYDSAEGFQKLDKEISEHEVSRNSVEGTSRRLFYFALPPSVYPSVCKMIKHYCMNKSDLGGWTRIVVEKPFGKDLASAEKLSSQIGELFDEPQIYRIDHYLGKELVQNLLVLRFANRFFLPLWNRDNIDNVQIVFREDFGTEGRGGYFDEYGIIRDIIQNHLLQVLCLVAMEKPISLKPEHIRDEKVKVLQSVLPIKDEEVVLGQYEGYRDDPTVPDHSNTPTFATMVLRIHNERWEGVPFIMKAGKALSSRKAEIRVQFKDVPGDIFRCKKQGRNEFVIRLQPSEAMYMKLTVKKPGLEMSTVQSELDLSYRQRYQGVTIPEAYERLILDTIRGDQQHFVRRDELKAAWEIFTPLLHRIDNGEVKSLPYKPGSRGPAKADELLEKAGYVQTHGYIWIPPTL, from the exons ATGGATTCTGGATCGTGGCACATTGAGAAAAGATCTACACTCCGAAATGACTCTTTTACAGGAGAGGAGAATGTGCAGGAAACTGGCTGTCTTTCCATCATTGTCCTTGGAGCATCTGGAGATCTTGCTAAAAAGAAGACTTTTCCAGCTCTCTTCCACCTTTTTGCCCAg GGATTCCTACAATCAAATGAAGTTCACATTTTTGGTTATGCGAGGTCAAAAATTTCTGATGATGATCTAAGAAACCGCATACGTGG GTATCTTGTCCAAGGAAAAACTTCTGATGCCGTGCAGTTAGAAGAAGTATCCAAGTTTCTGAAGTTG ATCAAATATGTTAGTGGTGCGTATGATTCTGCGGAGGGCTTTCAGAAGTTGGATAAGGAAATCTCAGAGCATGAGGTTTCCAGAAATAGTGTGGAGGGAACATCTCGCAGGCTGTTCTATTTTGCACTTCCTCCTTCGGTATATCCGTCTGTCTGCAAGATGATCAAGCATTATTGCATGAATAAGT CTGATCTTGGTGGATGGACCCGGATTGTCGTGGAGAAACCTTTTGGGAAGGACTTAGCATCTGCTGAGAAGTTAAGTTCCCAGATTGGAGAATTATTTGACGAACCACAAATTTACCGTATCGATCACTATCTGGGGAAGGAATTGGTTCAAAATCTG TTGGTACTTCGTTTCGCAAACCGCTTTTTCTTGCCCCTTTGGAACCGTGACAACATTGATAATGTACAG ATCGTGTTCAGGGAGGATTTTGGTACCGAGGGGCGTGGTGgatattttgatgaatatgG GATTATTCGCGATATCATTCAAAATCATCTATTACAG GTTCTTTGTTTGGTTGCTATGGAAAAACCTATTTCCCTCAAACCCGAGCACATCCGAGATGAGAAAGTAAAG GTTCTTCAGTCAGTGCTGCCAATTAAGGATGAAGAAGTAGTTCTTGGGCAATATGAAGGTTACAGGGATGATCCTACTGTTCCTGATCATTCAAACACACCAACCTTTGCTACTATGGTGTTAAGGATTCATAATGAAAGATGGGAAG GTGTCCCTTTTATAATGAAGGCAGGAAAAGCATTGAGCTCAAGAAAAGCGGAAATTCGAGTTCAGTTCAAGGATGTTCCTGGTGACATTTTCAGAT GTAAAAAACAAGGGAGGAACGAGTTTGTGATTCGCTTGCAACCTTCCGAGGCTATGTACATGAAGCTTAcg GTCAAGAAACCTGGACTGGAAATGTCAACTGTACAGAGTGAATTAGACTTGTCATATCGCCAACGTTATCAGGGCGTTACAATTCCAGAGGCATACGAGCGTCTCATCCTCGACAC AATAAGGGGCGATCAGCAGCATTTCGTCCGTCGAGATGAGCTGAAG GCCGCCTGGGAGATCTTCACGCCATTGCTGCACAGAATCGACAACGGTGAGGTGAAGTCGCTTCCTTACAAACCCGGGAGCCGAGGTCCAGCCAAGGCTGACGAGCTACTGGAAAAAGCTGGTTATGTTCAAACCCATGGCTACATTTGGATCCCTCCCACCTTGTAG
- the LOC111803411 gene encoding protein WHAT'S THIS FACTOR 1 homolog produces the protein MKSFFFSTLILPSPFLSPNPFLHLQCRRIAKVRLKWVKNRSLDHIIDTETDLKAASLLKDAINRSSTGFITAKSIADWPKLLGLTIPVLRFIRRYPTLFHEFPHSRYANLPCFRLTDTALLLDQQESSIHQIHESDTVERLCRVLMMMKTRAIPLQSLRPLEWDLGLPCGFERSLIPKYPDHFRLVKASNGDWCLRLMEWREEFAVSALQRSNESSQLGDAYRQFKRGRTTLAFPMSFPRGYGAQKKVKAWMEEFQKLPYLSPYESCRQIDPNSDLMEKRVVGVLHELLSLTLHKKTKRNYLRSLREELNLPHKFTRIFTRYPGIFYLSLKCKTTTVSLREGYQRGKLVNPHPLTRLREKFYHVMKTGLFYRGKGAALIEKEGILLNNTAEEMVENGLDVESDETGDDECLEDENSQAEESDSD, from the coding sequence ATGAAGAGCTTCTTCTTTTCCACCCTAATTCTTCCATCGCCATTCCTGAGCCCTAATCCTTTTCTGCACCTTCAATGCCGACGAATTGCGAAGGTTCGCCTCAAATGGGTCAAGAATCGGAGTCTCGATCACATCATCGACACGGAGACCGATTTGAAGGCCGCTTCCCTCCTCAAGGACGCCATTAACCGCTCTTCTACTGGCTTCATCACTGCTAAATCCATCGCCGATTGGCCAAAGCTTCTCGGCCTCACCATCCCTGTTCTTCGATTCATCCGGAGGTATCCAACTCTCTTTCACGAATTTCCTCATTCTCGTTACGCTAATTTGCCTTGCTTTCGTTTGACGGATACCGCGCTGCTTTTAGATCAGCAAGAGAGTAGTATTCACCAAATTCATGAGAGCGACACTGTCGAAAGACTTTGTAGAGTTCTTATGATGATGAAAACTAGGGCTATTCCTCTTCAGTCGTTGCGTCCTTTAGAATGGGATCTAGGTCTCCCGTGTGGTTTTGAGAGGTCATTGATTCCCAAGTATCCCGATCATTTTCGATTAGTGAAGGCCTCGAATGGGGATTGGTGTCTGCGGCTTATGGAATGGCGCGAGGAATTTGCAGTTTCAGCCTTGCAAAGGAGCAATGAGAGCTCTCAATTGGGAGATGCGTATAGGCAATTCAAAAGGGGGCGTACCACATTGGCTTTTCCCATGAGTTTTCCGAGGGGATATGGGGCACAAAAGAAGGTAAAAGCTTGGATGGAAGAGTTTCAGAAGTTACCTTACCTTTCTCCATATGAGAGTTGCAGGCAAATTGACCCCAACAGTGATCTCATGGAGAAACGAGTTGTTGGGGTTCTACATGAGCTTTTGAGCCTCACTCTTCAcaagaaaactaaaagaaacTATTTGAGAAGCTTGAGAGAGGAATTGAATCTTCCCCATAAGTTCACTCGAATCTTCACCCGTTATCCCGGAATCTTCTATCTGTCTTTGAAGTGTAAGACCACGACTGTTTCTCTTAGGGAAGGGTATCAGCGAGGAAAGCTAGTGAACCCACATCCCTTGACACGTTTAAGGGAAAAGTTTTATCATGTCATGAAGACTGGTCTCTTTTACCGGGGCAAAGGTGCTGCATTGATAGAAAAGGAGGGCATTCTGCTTAATAATACAGCCGAGGAGATGGTGGAGAATGGTTTGGATGTTGAATCAGATGAGACGGGTGATGATGAATGCTTAGAGGACGAGAACTCGCAGGCAGAGGAATCTGATTCAGATTAA
- the LOC111803763 gene encoding putative RING-H2 finger protein ATL36, whose amino-acid sequence MANPNTLSLQYCIHTHPLNTTGVATDAQPMQYAELRLAYSNQFVSRSSNQLLQQTPETPISDTLLPLFLRDLQHPPFLSHFLLLQFLSTFNISTATSDAIFDDIATFALELAAGDHDRNFHIIVYLDLVQTIWVDLDLEIPRKQEPAAAWVMERVMREEFDGFRAEEAGDCSVCCDELRGETEVRRLPCGHVFHKSCILNWLQLTNSCPLCRAKLE is encoded by the coding sequence ATGGCTAACCCCAACACTCTGTCTCTCCAATATTGCATCCACACCCACCCCCTCAACACCACCGGCGTAGCCACCGACGCCCAACCCATGCAATACGCCGAGCTCCGATTAGCCTATTCCAACCAATTCGTCTCTCGATCCTCCAACCAACTCCTCCAACAAACCCCCGAAACCCCAATCTCCGATACTCTCTTACCTCTGTTTCTCCGAGACCTTCAACACCCGCCGTTCCTTTCCCACTTCTTACtccttcaatttctctctACCTTCAACATCTCCACCGCCACCTCCGACGCCATTTTCGATGACATCGCCACATTCGCCCTGGAATTGGCCGCCGGCGACCACGATCGGAACTTCCACATTATCGTCTATCTCGATTTAGTCCAGACGATCTGGGTGGACCTGGACCTGGAAATCCCTCGGAAACAAGAACCGGCGGCGGCGTGGGTGATGGAGAGGGTGATGAGGGAGGAATTTGATGGGTTTCGGGCGGAGGAGGCGGGAGATTGCAGCGTTTGTTGCGATGAGCTCCGTGGTGAAACGGAGGTGAGGCGACTCCCCTGCGGTCACGTCTTCCATAAATCCTGTATCCTCAACTGGCTTCAACTCACTAATTCCTGCCCTTTGTGCAGAgcaaaattagaataa